A segment of the Echinicola strongylocentroti genome:
CTCCAGCAGTGGGTATCTATTTTGTTAGGAGGAGTGATCATTATTTTCGCTTTGCTGTATAAGCGTAGTGAGCGGGCACTGGCCAGTGGAGGCATGTATGGCTTGGTCGCCAAGGTCAAATCCTCTTTGGGCTATTGGCTAAAAAAAGGTGGTACTACGGCCTTTTTTATGACTGGTCTGGTGAACGGTTTTTTGCCTTGTGGTATGGTATATATTGCGTTATTGGCCTCGTTGGCCTTGTCAAACCCTTGGCAAGGAGCCATGTACATGGTGGCTTTTGGGCTTGGCACACTTCCGTTGCTATTTCTATTGATGGTCGGAAGTGATGTTTTTTCGCCGATGTGGAGGCAGCGACTCTTTAAGATGATGCCCTATTTTGCCGTTTTGATAGGGGTACTTTTTATTTTTAGAGGATTAGGATTGGGGATACATTTTTTAAGTCCGGAATTGGGCGGTTTTGACCTGACTGCGGGAGCTTCGGAGATGACCATTTGCAAATAATGGTAGGAGGGACTTTACTGAACGATTGGTAAAAGATAATTTGGGGATAAATGGCAGGGCAAACGCATTAAGTATATTGAAGGGAAACTTCGTGTAGGTTAGGTATTATCCGTGCCCCTCCGTAAACTAACATGATTTTTTGGTAAATTATTGAATACTTTCAGTTTAGCACGCAACCTGAAGCCAGCATGTGTTGTATAGGCTGGCGCAACCCTTTTCGAAAAAGTGGATCAAGATCTATCCAAATCGCTCATAACTGGACTTTGTGAAAATAACACAAAATCCCAAGAGCTGCTTTATCGGCAGTTTTACAGCTATGGTATGAGTGTATGCTTACGGTACACTTCCAGCAGGGAAGAGGCGGTGGAAGTGTTGCATGATAGTTTTATGAAAGTGTTCACCAAAATCCATCAATATGATCAAAACCAAGCGTTTAAGAGTTGGTTTAGGCGGATCCTGATCAATACTGCAATCAACCATTACAAACGCGAAAATAAGCATTGTAATAAAACGGAGACGCTCGGTAGCGCCATTCAGGTGAAAGGGAATGAAGGGGATGCCGTGGCTCAGCTGAATTACCAAGAGATGATCCAAGTGATCCAGCAATTGTCACCTGTGTATAGAACGGTTTTTAACCTGTTTGTAATCGAAGGTTATGGGCACGATGAAATTGCCGAAAAGCTGGGGATTTCCGAAGGGACATCTAAGTCCAACCTTTTCAGGGCAAGGGCAAAATTAAGGGAACTACTAACAAGAAATCATGAAAAAGGACTGGCGAAATATGAGCGATAAGGAGCTGGATGATTTCTTTAAGCAGCAATCTGAACAGCCCGACATCCCATTTGTCCCTGAGGATTGGGACAAAATGAAGCGGCAACTTGCCTCTTCATCAGCTAACGGTGCCGCTAGACCTTGGTATAAGCGCGGAGGAATGTGGCTGGGACCCTTGCTACTGCTGTTGTTGGTCGGAGGATGGATGACTTGGAGTCTTGGTGATTTTGAAAATGAGTCAATTGGCACAGTGGAAATTAGTGCTGAAGCACCCCTCGCCACCAATAAGGAAAGTGGAAAGAAACAGGTAGATGCCGATAAAGTATTGCAGGGAGACCAATCTAGAAAGGTCGGTAAATCCGTAAATAACAGTAGTCAAGATGAAAGTGATGGAGACGGTTATGGGGCATTTTCAGCGGATCGCACATCTAAAGCGAAAGGGGGAAATCCCAAAAACACCATTCAGGATGAAAATGGACGATTGATGAAGGAGGCTATTTTGTCACCGGTTAGAGGTGTGGCGGATATTCCGGTTCCAGAGTTTGGGGTACAGTGGATGCTTGATAATGGGAAGTATGCTCTTCCATTAGAAAGTAACCATGTTAGGGAGCCTCAGAAGGAGAAGAAAATGTCATCACCTGAATTTTGGCATGATCGCCGATGGAGTGTAGCAGGGTTGCTTTCTCCCGATATCAGTGCGCTAAAATGGAAAGATATCCACGGAGTAGGGACCAGTGCTGGCCTAGTCCTCGAATATTTTATCCACCCTAAATGGAGCGTCAATGTAGGTTTTATGTATGCATTCAAAACCTACCAGGGAGAAGAGGATTACAGTGCATTTGGCTATTATGGTGCGGGCAAGGTAGCCTTGAAAGGAGACTGTTATGTGTTTGATGTGTCCACTGATGTTCGGTATTATGCATTCAGCCGAGATTTGGACAGGTGGTACCTTGGTGCAGGTTTATCGTCCTATTTTATGCTGAGGGAAAAGTATGATATAGAATATGAATCTGCTAATGGTTATCCCACTCATAAAGAGCTGGATATTAAAAGTGAAAACAATCACCTTTTTAGCGTTGTCAACCTCAGTATAGGTTATGAGAGAGACTTGTCAGAGAGGTTGTCGCTTCAGGTCGCTCCTTATTATAAAACACCTTGGCGCGGGATTGGGGAAGGTGATGTCAACCTTAAAAGTGCAGGAGTGATGATCGGCTTGAAATACAGCTGGTGAGGATTCCTGATAAATAAACCACAAACATTTCAAATAGCATCAGGATGAACTTCCAGGCTGAAAATAAAAAACAGCGCGAAGTTCGGTGGAATGCTATGGTCAAAATTGAACGAACTTTTACCAAAACCAAAGAGACAATGAACAAGCTAAGATTAATGATTATCGGGGTTTTATTGGCTGCAGGGATGTCCTGTAGTAGTGAAAATGAAGATGATATTCAGCCGGACCCTTCTGGAAACAGGTGTGAAGATGTGTCATCCACATTATCGGGCGATGTGCAGTCGATCATTACCAGTAACTGTGCGACATCCGGCTGTCATGTGTCAGGGACAGGAAGGGTAGACTTTACTGACAAGCAAAATATCATCGAATATGCATCCACTATTAATTCCTACACCCAAAGTGGTTTTATGCCACCATCAGGTTCTGGACATAGTCTGACAGCAGGAGAGAAGGATAAGATATTTTGCTGGGTATCAGCTGGAGCCCAAGACAATTAAAACAGGAGGAAGCTATGAGAGTGTTTTTGATCGTAATGCTAGTATGGACAGTTGGTTTGTCTGCAGAGGGCCAATCCTACCGCACAGAAAAATGTGCTGTGAGGTTCTTTTCAAGTGCTCCACTGGAAGATATCAAGGCGGATAATAAAGAGGCCATTGGAGTGTTCAATGCTGATTCTGGGGATTTTGCATTTGTGGTGCAGATCAAGGGATTTCAATTTGCCAAGTCATTGATGCAAGAGCACTTCAACGAAAACTTTATGGAATCGGATAAATACCCTAGGGGGACATTTGAAGGCAAAATCGACGGGTATGATCTATCTGCAAGCGGTGAGCAACAGGTGATGGCCAGTGGCAAAATGAAGATCCATGGAGTGGAGCAGCAGATGGATGTCGATGGAAAACTGATCGTTCGTGGAGGAAAGGTGTTTATGGATGCGGTGTTTCCTGTCAAACTGGAAGATCACGACATTGATATTCCCAAAATCCTTTTCCAAAAAATCGCCGAAGAGGTAGAAGTGACGGTACATTTTGAATTTAAAGAAGATTAAGACATGGGATTTTTATTTCGTTTTGGAGCTGTTTTTGGG
Coding sequences within it:
- a CDS encoding sulfite exporter TauE/SafE family protein, which produces MIWTALILGFLGSFHCLGMCGPIALAVSAADSKSFWWRKLWYNLGRTLTYGALGLLIGFVGQGFQLVGLQQWVSILLGGVIIIFALLYKRSERALASGGMYGLVAKVKSSLGYWLKKGGTTAFFMTGLVNGFLPCGMVYIALLASLALSNPWQGAMYMVAFGLGTLPLLFLLMVGSDVFSPMWRQRLFKMMPYFAVLIGVLFIFRGLGLGIHFLSPELGGFDLTAGASEMTICK
- a CDS encoding RNA polymerase sigma factor, with the protein product MDQDLSKSLITGLCENNTKSQELLYRQFYSYGMSVCLRYTSSREEAVEVLHDSFMKVFTKIHQYDQNQAFKSWFRRILINTAINHYKRENKHCNKTETLGSAIQVKGNEGDAVAQLNYQEMIQVIQQLSPVYRTVFNLFVIEGYGHDEIAEKLGISEGTSKSNLFRARAKLRELLTRNHEKGLAKYER
- a CDS encoding porin family protein, with amino-acid sequence MKKDWRNMSDKELDDFFKQQSEQPDIPFVPEDWDKMKRQLASSSANGAARPWYKRGGMWLGPLLLLLLVGGWMTWSLGDFENESIGTVEISAEAPLATNKESGKKQVDADKVLQGDQSRKVGKSVNNSSQDESDGDGYGAFSADRTSKAKGGNPKNTIQDENGRLMKEAILSPVRGVADIPVPEFGVQWMLDNGKYALPLESNHVREPQKEKKMSSPEFWHDRRWSVAGLLSPDISALKWKDIHGVGTSAGLVLEYFIHPKWSVNVGFMYAFKTYQGEEDYSAFGYYGAGKVALKGDCYVFDVSTDVRYYAFSRDLDRWYLGAGLSSYFMLREKYDIEYESANGYPTHKELDIKSENNHLFSVVNLSIGYERDLSERLSLQVAPYYKTPWRGIGEGDVNLKSAGVMIGLKYSW
- a CDS encoding 2-polyprenyl-6-methoxyphenol hydroxylase; protein product: MNKLRLMIIGVLLAAGMSCSSENEDDIQPDPSGNRCEDVSSTLSGDVQSIITSNCATSGCHVSGTGRVDFTDKQNIIEYASTINSYTQSGFMPPSGSGHSLTAGEKDKIFCWVSAGAQDN
- a CDS encoding YceI family protein, whose product is MRVFLIVMLVWTVGLSAEGQSYRTEKCAVRFFSSAPLEDIKADNKEAIGVFNADSGDFAFVVQIKGFQFAKSLMQEHFNENFMESDKYPRGTFEGKIDGYDLSASGEQQVMASGKMKIHGVEQQMDVDGKLIVRGGKVFMDAVFPVKLEDHDIDIPKILFQKIAEEVEVTVHFEFKED